The DNA region tatagttcgtttacttacctcaccgaaccatatatgtcgagcaacatgatgctcgtacttcaccaaaagcgatgtatcgtacggccctcctggatatccagtcggctcagctgcagctgcagatgaagatgcaccccggtctaacgtgcggactggaatccggccatctgcacctcttcttcgaaccactgcaaaaataatgtaaaaaaaaataattaaaaaaaaaaaaaaaaaaaaaaaaaaattacgtaccggaacacttcaaagaagagttccggtacacatcatccaaaccggaagacttgaagaaagtgttccggtatataagtatacaaaccggaagactttctagAAGACTTCCGGTTCAGTGTCCAAAAAAACCAACAAACCGGAACACTTAagagaagtgttccggtatacaattttcaaaccggaagacttactcttaagtgttccggtatacaatgCAAAAACGCCAAAAAATTTTCTTCTCCGGAAGTCTTCaacgaaaatggtaaaaaaattTTGAAACgaaaaatataccctatttatatgagggtattttggtcaaaaaattttaaatgtaggggtatgggtacaattgtaggggtatagggtaaaattttcaaaatacTATATTTATCCACGACTAAGCCGTCTGCacaaatttatttttaaaaaacttttgGAAATCCTATACATACGAGatattttgttttttataaaCAAACCTACTTTTTAACAAATTGTAACAGAATGCATAAATATGACTTTAAATAAATTTAAGATGATGTATTAATCTAAAATCTAAAATATGAATTTTCACATTAATATAACATTATTTAATAAAACATTAGTAAAAGATGGATTTACAAGCTCTCAAATATGAGTCTATGCTCTTTTAATGCTAAACTGTGACTACAAAAAAATACTAACTATAATCTAATGGTAGAACCAATAGAGTGAATACTAAACTCTGGAACACGCATATACCTGGAATAAGAAAGCAATATAACAAATCCATCATTGATCATCATTCGATTCATATCGATTCACACTAGAGATTCATATCGATTGGATTCAACTTTAATTGCAAGTGATGTAAAATACTTATATTCCTCTGCAGGGTGTGATAGAAAAATAATTCATTAATATTGCATAATTCTAACacattttccattttattttatataAGCACCATGACCTTATTTTATATATACCCCTCATAGGACCAAGAAAACAAGGTACCCCAGAACTCGTTTTCCTTCCATGCTTGGTAACCTTCAGGAAGAAAGATGTCATCTATGACTGAAACCACCAACAAGTTTTTCGGATTCATCGGATAAAGGCCTCCTATCAAGATCACTTGGAACATGACCAAAATCGTCAAGTAATTCAGAAACAGAATTAATCATGTCTATAGCATTATTGCTTAAATTCATAGAATTGCTCAAAATCTGAGCCATTCTCTGACTAGCTTTTGTGTCCACTTTCTCAAAAGCATCCAAACATGTTTGTTGATCTGAAAGGGTAGCAGCCATCCAAACTTGAAGATCGAAAACAAAGTCACTCAACCTATTGAAATCAAATGTGTCTAATTCACCAACAGATTTATTAACTGCATCAACAGCATTATCCATTACTTCGTCGCAAATTCGCATAGCTTCTTCCGACCTTTTGTCTTTTACCAATTCCTTATAAAGAACTGGATTGTCTATGTGTTTCTGTAACTCCACGGCGTCTGCAATCAGTGCGTTTTTTATACTATCTTTTATGTTTATTGTTCCATTAAACAAACTTCCTAGTTTCTTGTTACATTTATCAGGGTCTGATAGACAAAGACTTTCAACATCCCTTTGTGTGCTAGATGTTTTTCCATTTTGTTCTCCTGGTCCTCCAAGGCCGCCCGCCGCATCAGTTCCGACCACAGTGATAAGAAGAATgtaaaagacaccaacaaatCTAAACCTTTGCTTCTGATTACGACCACCACCGTTGATATTATCACACGCTCCTCCCATATTTCTATGAAAATACTATTAGTATTAATTTTTGTATTAAActatatataatatttttttctATAGTGTTTTTCAAATTCCCTGTAGGGATAGCTCTATCTTCTCCATTTGTGATTTTGATTCTATATATGCACATGCATTGAATTAACTTTACCAGAAAATGTTCCCTTGTTAACCGGATGACATTAGCTGAAATTTAGTAATTCACCAATTTTGGCATTTCATTGTTGAGTGATGGCTATAATAGCCAAAAATTTGAGGATGTTATTCAAAGTGTCAAATCTAGTCAACTTTATGTTTAGATGTTCAACCGTGCACTGCGCTGATATGTTTTATAAGGAACATGATTAGATTTATCCCTTAAATATATGTATTTAGCCAACTAAAGATGACCGTTGGAATAACTATCAGTCCAATTTTTAAAACTATTTTAGATTAGAAATGCGAAGGATAATAAACGTAAAAAGTAAAATTCAAGCAACATAAAATTCGCATCAGATAGCAAAGTCCACCCTAGAAGTTCTTCGATGGCCGATGAAGAGTAATACCTGCAATGTTAGTACTATAATTCTCAGGTCAGTGAAATCGAAGAGAATGAACTTATAAATATTTGGTGAATTGTACCTTGATGTGATAGAGAGTCACACGTATATAATAACAATGATTATAAGAAATTAGATTCTCTCCTGAAGCACATGACTCTAGCTTTAGGTTTGTAAGAATGAAGAGAGAGTTATTGGAAAAAAAAAGCGTTAAAGATGAGAGAGAGTAAAATGATAAGAGAGATACGAACAAAAGGGAGTATGAGGGAGAGTTGCACAGAAACGGTAACAAATGATCCAAATTCTGATTATAAGTGCCTATAGTGAACGTGACACCCTGTATGGAGGACCGTTGGATGGATTCCAACGGTTCGGACGAGGGTGGTGCCTGACTTCAGTGTGGGATCCCTAGTGAGAGTGCACATGTTCGCCAACTTGAGTTGGTGAAACTTTGGATTGTACCTTCGAATTCGGCAAGTCATATTAGACCATTTGGAGAATTTGAAACAGTTGCACCCCAATTTCTTACTATCGCATATGCAGCAAGGACTTTTGTTCCGCTCTAAAGTGTTGCGACCTTTGGAAGAATTTTTCGGGCAAAGAAAAGACTTGTGATAAGTTTAGTGGGAGTTGATAGTCTTCAGAACATGCACATTAAATACTTGTCATGTTAGTGAAACATTACTTTGAGGAGAACTTACATGCGGTCCTATGTACCTAGGTAGGGAGGTGTCGCTCTTAGTGTGTTTGAGTGTACTCGAATCTTGTTACACAATCGAGATTACATCTGAGCCGTTGATTGTACCTTTCAATATTTACTTGATTCcttaatttaatgataaatacGAGTTTAGATACTCTAAATTTGATAAATCAAATACAAGCAAAACTATCTTTGTTAAAGCTAGCAATAAATTCAATAATGAAGAATTAAATAAAGTGCAAGTTGTAATTTATTCTAAGAAGACCTATGTTAAAAACCATTCTTATTTCTCTAAAAAAAAACATTTCTTTAATTTTACATATTTTTATTGCAATACAAAAGGTCATATCTATAATTCTATCCAAACTTAAATGCACTTTTGATCTCTGTAAGTTAACAAGTTTTTGATTTTGGTCCCTGTAATTTTTTTGGGTTTGAGTCCCTACATCTCATTTTTTGTGTTGGTTTTAGTCCCTAAAGTCAAAATCCACAGTTTTCCTGCGGATTTTGCTTTTAGGGACTAAAACCAACACAAATGTGAGATATAGGGActcaaacaaaaaaaattataGGGACCAAAAATCAAAAACTCGCTAACTTAAAGGAACCAAAAAACTATTTAAACCTTCTATCTATATAAGAAACTTTGGTTTTCCTAATGGTGAATATGTGTGGGTATGAAAAGAAACTATCCCAAAAGAACCTAAAGAATATTGGGTACCTAGTAAGTATTATTGATTGTTTCTTGTAGATACATGGAAACCATATGCTAAAATAATAAATTAAGATTGGTTGTTTAAGATACAATACAACCATATGATATGGTAAGATTAAACTTTCATTTGATTGAAGATGAATTAAAAAGATTGACACTTTCAAAGAGTATCTCATTGGTATCAATATAATCATTTTATAAGAGCATCAACATTGATATCAACGTTGACATCAAGTTATTGTGAAGAAATTAAATACTTTAATATATAATGTATCTTTTCCATATACTACTTTACTTTGgattttttctttttctttttgataatATCAAAAGGGGGGAGAAGGGATAGTTATTTTTGTTAATTTTCAGGATAGCAAAGACAACATATACTGCAAAATAAAGAGGAAGATATACAAGATAGGAAGAGCATCATGTGTCAAACAAAAACTTCCCATCAATatattttgtcatcatcaaaaagggagATATTGTGAAGAAGATGTTCACTATCTATCTTAGTTTAGTTTTGATGAAGACGAAATCTTATCAAAGAATAAATATAAAAAAAGAACAAGTTTGGAATCAAAAATCAAGAACACACAAGACAAAATCTTATCAAAGAATATAtatcaaagaagaaaaagtttGGAATCAAGAATGAAGAAGCTCAAGCTTATGGATACTTTGGAAGTAAAGGAAATTGATCTTGATGCTAAAACACTTAATTGCAATTCATTATATAGAAAATTTAGATGCTCATAAAAACTCTCATCCATTCATATTCAAAGTCTTGAGTAGTAAAGTCTTGTGCGATAAATGCATAAGCATATAACGAATACACGCGTTGAGCTACCAAAGAAGTAATGAGCCCTAACAAGGCTAGAGCAAGGCCTAATTGAAAATGAATTAAATTATTGATTGTGTTATAAAGACCCTTATTTCCACGCCTCAATCTACCCTCGGAGGAATGTGCACTTCtaaatataatttatattttgCCCAATACCAAAGTTAGTTCTATACATATGACAAACAATGAGAAAAAGTATTGCAATAGCTAAGTGATGAGAGGCCATATCGTAATCCATAAACTTTGTGTTTGAGGATTGAATCCCCCGATAAGTGATAGAATGACAGTTCCCACACCTTGCGAAGTATTAGATAAATGATTACTAGAATCGAGGATTTGAGCATAAAGATTCCACTGATCTGTAAAAAGTGGCCTTAATCCTTGAAGGTGAGGCAATACACTTAAGAAATTATTTAACTGACCATATTCTCCTCTGGATCCTGGAATAGACATATGGACTAAATGCCCTGCCCAAACTAAGGAACTGACTCCAAATAGTCCTGATATGTTCCTTTGGTCATTACTTCTTTAGCTTATATGTTCCTTTAACTATAGTATAAACCTGATATGATATGCTAACTAGTTTCTAGCTTCCCACACTAATTTCCTAAGTAATTTATAGAAACATTTATCAAGTGTTCTCACTATTTCACTTTTAGGGAGCAATGGGTAATTGTTACCATATATGACAACACTTGAAAAGCGTTCCCATAGAGTATTCTCACTCTACCATGTTTAGGGAACGATTTTCAGTCGTTGCAATTTTAATAACACCTTAAAAGCATTACCTAAGATGCCACGGAAAAATGTCGGGTTTTCATATAGTTTAGGGGACATTTTTGGAAAGTGTGCCCAAAAAGCGGAAAAAATGTTCCCTTAAATAATAGGCAACGCTCAGACAGAGGAAGGTTAGAAAACGTCTGCTATTCTTTTAGACAACATTTTTCTCAATTTTGGCAACACTTTTCAATTGTTGTCAAAGAGGAAAAATGTTATAGTATGATAGACTTTTTTCTCATTGGATATTTCATTGCAATCTCCattattatttactttaaattttctttttgaccgatgtatattttttttgtaagATTTTGTTCAGAATTCTTTCTCTTTGCAAAATCAAGAATTCTATCATCTGCCACCAAATCATCATATGCCTCTTTCTTATTCGCCCTCACAAATTTTCCCTTATCTCATTATACTATCCATACTCACCTACAATCGAATCTTTATTATTCCTTCTGTTTTTCCTCTCTTCAATATTTCAACATTTATTCTACACTCAAAAAACCTAAATTCATTTCAAGTTATAAATATCTTTTAAAgttataaataaataataatcattaattaatatttgattttatattttaattttgatACCATACCACATTTCTGGATGAAACATTTATGATTATTGATTATTCATATCCTTCATTTCCTTTATGATGTAAAAAAACAAACTAAAATtaggatatatatatatatatatatatatatatatatatatatatatatatatatatatatatatatatatatatatatatatatatatatatatatatatatatatatatatatataatcagGATCAAATGACATCAATGTGTCAAACTTAGTAACATGACACCTCTGATAACTCTTCACCTCATACCCGTATAACAAAATCCACCATTGGATTGAAAGTTATTATCATGATCACGCTTATAAAATTTCACATCAATAAAAAATTAATTGATATATTACAGAAAATGATAAAATTTAACGGTTTTCATGAAGTTTTGTAAGCGGTTAGTTTTTATACATCTGGTTGACATGTCAAATGATTTTCGATTGATGTTAATTTTTATAGACATGATCTATGTGATAATATATTTTAATCTGATAGTGAATTTTACTATATGAATATCTAGTAAAGAGTTATTGAAAGTGTCATGTTACTAAGTTTGACACCTTGATgttatttgaatatatatatatatatatatatatatatatatatatatatatatatatatatatatatatatataggtaTATTGGTGTATTGTTATTAGCATAcctttttttttcaattttaattattattgttgaattataattcttttattttttttaagaATGATAGACTTTTTTCTCATTGGATCTTTCGCTGCAATCTCCattattatttgtttcaaaaTTTCTTTTGCACAAGTGTATATCTCTTTCCAAGATTTTGTTCATAAGCATATCTCTTTGCAAAATCAAGAATTCTATAATCTGCCACCAAATCATTACGTGGCTCTTTCTTATTCACCGTCACCGATTTTCCCTTGTCTCATTATATATTCATACTCAACTacaataaaatcatgaaaaatcAAAACAAATAGTTGGATAAAATTAAAAATTGAATGTAATATATTTTTAAATGAAGGATATCTTCAACTTCAAGTCCTAACTTCACCACCACCCATATCCTTCTTCTCTTTCCCTTTATCTCAACATATTTTTTTAGAGGAAAATTTTGTTATAGTTGAAATCAAAGCAAGGAAAAAGGAAACATCAAAAAATAAAATGGTGAAGACAAATCTATACAAATAAGGATAACTATTGGAGTTATATAATTTTACCTACTCTTGTCCTTTATTTTTTTTCttgatgaagatgaacaactttTAATAGATCTGGAAAACACAAAACACGGTATAACAAATCACTACAAAAATGGTGAAGACAAATCTATACAAATAAGAATAACTACTGGAGTTCTATATTTTTACCTATTCTTGttctttattattttattgatgaagatgaacaactttGAATGGATCTGCAAAACACAAAACACAGTATAACAAATCAGGAAAAAAAATTGAAGATGCGAAAGAGAGAGCAGAAAAAAGAAGAAAACATTGACGGGTAAAAGAGAAGAAGTGGTGATGACAAAGAGAAAGAATAAAGAGGGGGAGTTtgatatgtgtgtgtgtgtgtgtgtgtgtgtgtgtgtgtgtgtgtgagagagagagagagagatagagagagagagagagagattcagGTTGAAGAAGAAAGTGAAGCGACAAAGGAAAAGATTAGAAACAtaaggaagaaaaagaagaaataGAAGATAAGTGCTTGTtatatgagagagagagagagagagagagagagagagagagagagttttgACAAAGAAAAGAAGAATT from Lathyrus oleraceus cultivar Zhongwan6 chromosome 1, CAAS_Psat_ZW6_1.0, whole genome shotgun sequence includes:
- the LOC127109037 gene encoding probable pectinesterase/pectinesterase inhibitor 58 encodes the protein MGGACDNINGGGRNQKQRFRFVGVFYILLITVVGTDAAGGLGGPGEQNGKTSSTQRDVESLCLSDPDKCNKKLGSLFNGTINIKDSIKNALIADAVELQKHIDNPVLYKELVKDKRSEEAMRICDEVMDNAVDAVNKSVGELDTFDFNRLSDFVFDLQVWMAATLSDQQTCLDAFEKVDTKASQRMAQILSNSMNLSNNAIDMINSVSELLDDFGHVPSDLDRRPLSDESEKLVGGFSHR